GCACAAGCACGACCACCATTCCCGCCGGGGCCTGCTCAAGCTGGTCGGCCGGCGGCGCCGGTTGCTGACCTACATGCAGAGGCACGACCTGGAGGGCTACCGCGCGTTGATCAAGGAGCTGGGCCTGCGCCGCTAGGGCGCGCGACCAGACCGGAGGATGGCCCGCGAAGCGCGGGCCCGAGGAGAGAAGAGAGAGAACATGAGCATTGCAGTGGAGCCCGGGGCAACACGTCTGGCCGTCACGATCGGCGAGAAGGAGATCAGCTTCGAGACGGGCGCAGTGGCCAAGCAGGCGCACGGCGCCGTTCTGGTGCAGCAGGAAGGCACCGTGGTGCTGGCCACCGCGGTCGGCCGGACGGAGGGCCGTGAGGGAGCGGATTTCTTCCCCCTCACCGTCGACGTCGAAGAGAAGAGCTATGCCGCCGGCAAGATCCCCGGCGGGTTTTTCAAGCGCGAGGGCCGCGCAGGCGAGAAGGCGATCCTGACCGCCCGCATGGTCGACCGCCCGATCCGGCCGCTGTGGCCGAAGGGCT
This window of the Gaiellales bacterium genome carries:
- the rpsO gene encoding 30S ribosomal protein S15, producing MPLTQEQKKELIGKFGASDADTGSTKVQIALLTQRISELTEHMKVHKHDHHSRRGLLKLVGRRRRLLTYMQRHDLEGYRALIKELGLRR